From a single Couchioplanes caeruleus genomic region:
- a CDS encoding META domain-containing protein: protein MPMTIRWQLLFTVATTMAIAGCGSGSAAEGTAVLDGRTFVTMGDEQEQDLPLVAGTRVRLTFRNGEVAAEAGCNHLAGSVAADGDRLVVSEVGGTAMGCSPGLADQDTRVARFLQGRPRWALNGDSLLLSTDTARLRLTDVRSAEPDRPLTGVRWALDTLMENGTAGSVPAGAQAYLVIDAGRVTGSTGCTGFEGPASIAAGSVTFPGLSTRKIHCSKTLEGWDSGVLALLRGRLSVHTTGNRLTLTAADGRGMQFAALPR from the coding sequence ATGCCCATGACGATCCGATGGCAGCTGCTCTTCACCGTGGCGACGACGATGGCGATCGCGGGATGCGGTTCCGGCTCCGCGGCGGAGGGAACCGCGGTGCTGGACGGGCGGACGTTCGTGACCATGGGGGACGAGCAGGAGCAGGATCTGCCGCTGGTCGCCGGCACCCGGGTGCGGCTCACGTTCCGCAACGGTGAGGTGGCGGCCGAGGCGGGATGCAACCACCTTGCCGGGTCGGTCGCCGCCGACGGGGACCGGCTGGTCGTCTCCGAGGTCGGCGGCACGGCGATGGGATGCTCGCCCGGCCTGGCCGATCAGGACACCCGGGTGGCCCGCTTCCTGCAGGGCCGGCCGCGGTGGGCGCTGAACGGCGACAGCCTGCTGCTCAGCACGGACACCGCACGGCTGCGCCTCACCGACGTCCGCTCGGCCGAGCCGGACCGGCCGCTGACCGGCGTGCGCTGGGCGCTGGACACGCTGATGGAGAACGGTACGGCGGGTTCGGTGCCGGCCGGCGCGCAGGCGTACCTGGTGATCGACGCGGGACGGGTGACCGGGTCGACCGGCTGTACCGGGTTCGAGGGGCCCGCGTCCATCGCCGCCGGCTCCGTCACCTTTCCGGGCCTGAGCACCCGGAAGATTCACTGCTCGAAAACGCTCGAAGGCTGGGACAGCGGCGTTCTCGCATTGTTGCGCGGCCGATTGTCCGTACACACAACCGGGAATCGTCTGACCCTGACCGCCGCGGACGGGCGCGGAATGCAGTTCGCAGCGCTGCCCCGGTGA
- a CDS encoding SAM-dependent methyltransferase, with the protein MSDIGIDTTRPHVARMYDYYLGGKDNFAVDREAVAAVEAAMPEVRQLARENRAFLRRAVTFMTSAGIRQFIDIGAGLPTAGNTHEVAQATAPGARVVYVDNDPIVLAHGRALLATDGDTTVVTADLRDPDDVIGHDEVRHLIDFTRPVGVLLIAMTHFLRDDERDRVMGTLRGSLAPGSYLAATHVTGDGHSREAVEGVEAAYRKTPTPIYFRRHDEVARFFDGFALVEPGLVTVDEWRPDPGDPAPEPTRWLYGGVGRRS; encoded by the coding sequence ATGAGCGACATCGGGATCGACACGACGCGCCCCCACGTGGCGCGGATGTACGACTACTACCTGGGCGGCAAGGACAACTTCGCGGTCGACCGGGAGGCCGTCGCCGCGGTCGAGGCGGCGATGCCGGAGGTACGGCAACTCGCCCGGGAGAACCGTGCGTTCCTGCGGCGGGCCGTCACCTTCATGACCTCCGCCGGGATCCGGCAGTTCATCGACATCGGCGCCGGGCTGCCCACCGCGGGCAACACGCACGAGGTCGCCCAGGCCACCGCACCCGGCGCCCGGGTCGTGTACGTGGACAACGATCCGATCGTGCTGGCACACGGCCGCGCGCTGCTGGCCACCGACGGCGACACCACCGTCGTCACCGCGGACCTGCGGGACCCGGACGACGTCATCGGCCACGACGAGGTCCGCCACCTGATCGACTTCACCCGGCCGGTCGGCGTACTCCTGATCGCGATGACGCATTTCCTCCGCGACGACGAACGCGACCGGGTCATGGGGACGCTGCGCGGGTCACTGGCCCCCGGCAGCTACCTCGCCGCCACCCACGTGACCGGGGACGGCCACTCCCGCGAAGCAGTCGAGGGGGTCGAGGCCGCGTACCGCAAGACCCCGACCCCGATCTACTTCCGCCGGCACGACGAGGTCGCCCGGTTCTTCGACGGCTTCGCGCTCGTGGAGCCGGGGCTGGTCACCGTGGACGAGTGGCGGCCGGACCCCGGCGACCCGGCGCCCGAGCCGACCCGGTGGCTGTACGGCGGCGTCGGCCGCCGGTCCTGA
- a CDS encoding MarR family winged helix-turn-helix transcriptional regulator, which translates to MSLATRHESADDSPGLLLWQVTNRWQAAQRAALKPYDITHVQFVLLATLTYLQASGAVTQRALADMAATDPMMTSQVLRTLESRGLVHRPPHPTDRRARAVAVTEAGRDLANEAVIAVEACDTAFFAGLGGDLPGFTKALRVLRRGGQ; encoded by the coding sequence GTGAGCCTGGCCACCCGCCACGAGAGCGCCGACGACAGCCCGGGCCTGCTGTTGTGGCAGGTCACGAACCGGTGGCAGGCCGCGCAGCGGGCGGCGCTGAAGCCGTACGACATCACGCACGTGCAGTTCGTGCTGCTGGCCACGCTCACGTACCTGCAGGCGTCCGGGGCGGTCACCCAGCGCGCCCTCGCCGACATGGCCGCCACCGATCCGATGATGACCTCGCAGGTGCTCCGTACGCTGGAGAGCCGCGGCCTGGTGCACCGCCCGCCGCACCCGACCGACCGGCGTGCCCGGGCGGTCGCCGTCACCGAGGCGGGGCGCGACCTCGCCAACGAGGCCGTGATCGCGGTGGAGGCCTGCGACACCGCCTTCTTCGCAGGCCTCGGCGGCGACCTGCCCGGGTTCACGAAGGCGTTGCGCGTACTGCGTCGTGGAGGGCAGTGA
- a CDS encoding galactose oxidase-like domain-containing protein: protein MRTRRGLIAFGSLLALFLLGAAPAGPATAAAGTAGAAAVPHAREHDHGHEHAEEDLAGTPMRVIEERTARQAARVQSETGHRPGTARTRAAVVADPGQSGSWSPVVGTPVVPVFQAVLPNGKVLMWDSVGDNAAESYGDHSFTRAMVWNPADDTYKRVDVQGSNIFCAGFAHLANGNVLVAGGNADSSLAGTVQTHIFDWRAQTWSRGNDMAAARWYPSVAQTANGEEVIVGGGPATAEVYQTNGAIRALTNFTQYGSRVYPFMGSRPDAQLGLFGPYVTGYTLTTSGNGIITATSTRDSIHRDYGSFSTYDIGKTIVVGGGNITEDGAAKVPTRTAVVLNSRTGPAPSVTATGSLSTRRRQLNATLLADGSVLATGGMTSTATSELVDLDHAATAAERWDPATGQWTVLAGASRVRQYHSTAALLPDGRVMTGGGGVCGICTRVGYLEKNVEYFTPPYLYKKDGSGDLAPRPVISTAPAGVGITTTFTVSSPQAATVRKVALVGLGDVTHGVDQGQRYIPLRFTASGTTLTVTGPPNGGVAPPGYYMLFLVDADGVPSTATMVQVAKGPNPVMSPLKNSTGRCIDIPASATAIRTYLQAYTCNGTKAQSMIRLPDDNSLRVLGNCVDVPSRQFVTGQKIWTYTCNSTVAQTWRFGTDGTVRPLGNTAMCLAAASTAGKAAVQLAGCNGSALQKWVW, encoded by the coding sequence ATGCGTACGCGGCGCGGCCTCATCGCATTCGGATCACTGCTCGCGCTGTTCCTGCTCGGCGCGGCACCGGCCGGCCCTGCCACCGCGGCCGCCGGCACCGCAGGGGCGGCAGCCGTCCCGCACGCCCGGGAGCACGACCACGGCCACGAGCATGCGGAAGAGGACCTGGCGGGCACCCCGATGCGGGTCATCGAGGAACGGACCGCCCGGCAAGCCGCGCGGGTGCAGAGCGAGACCGGGCACCGCCCCGGGACGGCGCGCACCAGGGCGGCGGTCGTCGCGGACCCCGGACAGTCCGGATCGTGGAGCCCGGTCGTCGGCACACCGGTCGTCCCGGTGTTCCAGGCGGTGCTGCCGAACGGCAAGGTGCTGATGTGGGACTCCGTCGGCGACAACGCAGCCGAGTCCTACGGGGATCACAGCTTCACCCGCGCGATGGTCTGGAATCCGGCCGACGACACGTACAAGCGGGTCGACGTGCAGGGGTCGAACATCTTCTGTGCGGGCTTCGCGCACCTGGCCAACGGCAACGTCCTGGTCGCCGGCGGAAACGCCGACTCGAGCCTGGCCGGAACGGTCCAGACGCACATCTTCGACTGGCGGGCGCAGACGTGGAGCCGCGGCAACGACATGGCCGCCGCCCGCTGGTATCCGTCCGTGGCGCAGACCGCGAACGGCGAGGAGGTGATCGTCGGCGGCGGTCCGGCGACTGCCGAGGTGTACCAGACCAACGGTGCGATTCGCGCGCTCACCAACTTCACCCAGTACGGATCACGGGTCTATCCCTTCATGGGCTCACGGCCGGACGCGCAGCTCGGCCTGTTCGGTCCCTACGTCACCGGATACACCCTGACCACCTCCGGGAACGGCATCATCACGGCCACGAGCACCCGCGACAGCATTCACCGCGACTACGGCAGCTTCTCCACGTACGACATCGGCAAGACGATCGTCGTGGGAGGCGGGAACATCACCGAGGACGGCGCCGCGAAGGTGCCCACCCGAACCGCCGTCGTCCTGAACAGCCGTACCGGACCGGCCCCCTCCGTCACGGCGACCGGGTCGCTCTCGACCCGCCGGCGGCAGCTCAATGCGACCCTGCTCGCCGACGGCTCGGTACTGGCGACCGGCGGCATGACCAGCACCGCGACCTCGGAACTCGTCGACCTGGACCATGCCGCGACCGCCGCGGAACGCTGGGATCCCGCGACGGGCCAATGGACGGTTCTGGCCGGCGCCAGCCGCGTACGGCAATACCATTCGACGGCCGCGCTGCTGCCCGACGGGCGCGTGATGACGGGCGGCGGCGGGGTCTGCGGCATCTGCACCCGCGTCGGCTATCTCGAGAAGAACGTCGAGTACTTCACCCCGCCGTACCTCTACAAGAAGGACGGCAGCGGCGACCTCGCGCCGCGGCCGGTCATCTCCACCGCACCGGCCGGCGTCGGCATCACCACGACGTTCACCGTCTCCTCCCCCCAGGCCGCGACCGTCAGGAAGGTCGCCCTGGTCGGGCTCGGCGACGTCACCCACGGCGTGGACCAGGGCCAGCGCTACATCCCGCTCAGGTTCACGGCCTCGGGTACGACGCTGACGGTCACCGGGCCGCCCAACGGCGGTGTCGCGCCTCCCGGCTACTACATGCTGTTCCTCGTCGACGCGGACGGCGTACCCTCCACCGCCACGATGGTGCAGGTCGCCAAGGGCCCCAATCCGGTGATGAGCCCGCTGAAGAACAGCACCGGCCGGTGCATCGACATCCCCGCCTCGGCCACGGCCATCCGCACCTACCTGCAGGCGTACACCTGCAACGGCACCAAGGCACAGTCGATGATCCGGCTGCCCGACGACAACTCGCTGCGGGTCCTCGGCAACTGCGTCGACGTGCCGTCCCGCCAGTTCGTGACGGGCCAGAAGATCTGGACGTACACCTGCAACAGCACGGTCGCCCAGACGTGGCGCTTCGGCACGGACGGCACGGTCCGTCCGTTGGGCAACACGGCCATGTGCCTCGCGGCGGCGTCGACGGCCGGCAAAGCGGCAGTCCAACTCGCCGGCTGCAACGGAAGCGCACTCCAGAAATGGGTCTGGTAG
- a CDS encoding SRPBCC family protein, whose protein sequence is MTTIATAELTSDVPPQAFFDRWADMATWPDWNTDTEWVRLDGPFRTGATGALKPRGGPVTRFVVTSLVPGREFTDVSLLLGARLTFQHLVAVDAAGATTVSVRVTLTGPLSFFWKAVLGRGIAKGLGEDLARLEAAARTAGVTA, encoded by the coding sequence ATGACGACGATCGCCACCGCCGAGCTCACCTCGGACGTCCCGCCCCAGGCCTTCTTCGACCGCTGGGCCGACATGGCCACCTGGCCGGACTGGAACACCGACACCGAATGGGTACGCCTCGACGGCCCGTTCCGCACCGGCGCGACCGGCGCGCTCAAGCCCAGGGGCGGCCCGGTCACCCGGTTCGTGGTCACCTCGCTGGTCCCGGGCCGGGAGTTCACCGACGTCTCCCTGCTGCTGGGCGCGCGGCTGACCTTCCAGCACCTGGTCGCCGTGGACGCCGCGGGGGCCACCACGGTCTCGGTTCGGGTCACCCTCACCGGCCCGCTCTCCTTCTTCTGGAAGGCCGTCCTGGGCCGGGGCATCGCGAAGGGTCTCGGCGAGGACCTCGCCCGGCTCGAAGCGGCTGCGCGTACGGCCGGGGTGACGGCATGA
- a CDS encoding GNAT family N-acetyltransferase: MTDATERERFEARDENDVLAGVLTYQLTGTIIAYTHTRVEPAYEGRGVGSALARAAMDDARTRSRTVVPICPFLSGWLDKHPEYEKIVVRSTRRIK, translated from the coding sequence GTGACTGACGCAACCGAACGGGAACGTTTCGAGGCGCGCGACGAGAACGACGTCCTCGCCGGCGTGCTGACCTACCAGCTGACCGGCACGATCATCGCCTACACGCACACCCGCGTGGAGCCGGCGTACGAGGGGCGGGGCGTGGGCTCGGCCCTGGCCCGCGCGGCGATGGACGACGCCCGGACCAGGAGCCGCACGGTCGTGCCGATCTGCCCCTTCCTGAGCGGATGGCTCGACAAGCACCCGGAGTACGAGAAAATCGTGGTCCGCTCCACCCGCCGGATCAAATAA
- a CDS encoding MmcQ/YjbR family DNA-binding protein encodes MSRDEDRPARIEDVHELALAMPHVTVDHAAGDKPVYQVGGRSFIFFRNPRPDAVDPATGERYPDVVVFWVESETDKQALVQDEASPFFTTEHFNGHPSVLLRACRIGELTRTELAELVQDAWLSRASARRASAWLSAHPPQ; translated from the coding sequence ATGTCACGGGACGAGGACCGGCCGGCCCGCATCGAGGACGTCCATGAGCTGGCCCTGGCCATGCCGCATGTGACCGTCGACCACGCCGCCGGGGACAAACCGGTCTACCAGGTCGGCGGGAGGTCCTTCATCTTCTTCCGCAACCCCCGGCCGGACGCGGTCGACCCCGCGACCGGCGAACGCTATCCGGACGTCGTCGTGTTCTGGGTCGAGTCGGAGACGGACAAGCAGGCGCTCGTCCAGGACGAGGCGTCGCCGTTCTTCACGACCGAGCACTTCAACGGCCATCCGTCGGTGCTGCTGCGGGCGTGCCGGATCGGGGAGCTGACGCGTACGGAGCTCGCCGAGCTCGTCCAGGACGCGTGGCTGTCCCGGGCGTCGGCGCGCCGGGCGTCCGCCTGGCTGAGCGCGCACCCGCCGCAGTGA
- a CDS encoding SRPBCC family protein: protein MSDDELVYRRVLRAPRELVWKCLTEPAELAHFWGPRGMDTPVDGIIVELRPGGRFETLMVGAHGSHRMVATFTEVVAPERLSWVEPASGMHTTSTLEDLGDASTAVVIHQRHVPEAMRTPEARAGFLTSLDKLEAYLGEKP, encoded by the coding sequence GTGAGCGACGACGAGCTCGTCTACCGGCGGGTCCTGCGTGCGCCCCGCGAGCTGGTGTGGAAATGCCTCACCGAGCCGGCCGAACTGGCCCACTTCTGGGGACCGCGCGGCATGGACACCCCGGTCGACGGCATCATCGTCGAGCTGCGCCCCGGCGGCCGCTTCGAGACCCTCATGGTCGGCGCGCACGGCAGCCACCGGATGGTCGCCACGTTCACCGAGGTCGTCGCGCCGGAACGGCTGTCCTGGGTGGAGCCCGCCAGCGGGATGCACACCACCAGCACCCTCGAGGACCTCGGCGACGCCAGCACCGCGGTCGTCATCCACCAGCGGCACGTGCCCGAGGCGATGCGTACGCCCGAGGCCCGCGCCGGCTTCCTCACCTCCCTCGACAAGCTCGAGGCATACCTGGGAGAAAAGCCGTGA
- a CDS encoding maleylpyruvate isomerase family mycothiol-dependent enzyme: MTELQPWVGPTYDRLADLLAGAPAETWDAPTLCEKWAVRHVVAHVTMPVRLTPERFGAEMAAARGDFGVLSDTVAARDAALPAADLLDQLRSPVLHAWQPPGGGEAGALSHAVIHSLDVTIALGRPPVAPPQAVAAILDRIAAADGAWFGIDLTGVRLEATDAAWNRGSGRLVRADSGSLVALLSGRTLPGGQSLPRS; the protein is encoded by the coding sequence GTGACCGAACTGCAGCCCTGGGTCGGGCCCACGTACGACAGGCTCGCCGACCTGCTCGCCGGCGCGCCCGCCGAGACGTGGGACGCCCCGACCCTGTGCGAGAAGTGGGCCGTACGCCACGTGGTCGCGCACGTCACGATGCCGGTCCGGCTGACACCGGAACGGTTCGGCGCGGAGATGGCGGCGGCACGCGGAGACTTCGGCGTCCTGTCCGACACCGTGGCCGCGCGGGACGCCGCCCTGCCCGCCGCCGACCTCCTCGACCAGCTCCGATCGCCGGTCCTGCACGCCTGGCAGCCCCCGGGCGGCGGCGAGGCCGGCGCCCTGAGCCACGCCGTGATCCACTCCCTGGACGTGACGATCGCACTCGGCCGGCCGCCCGTCGCGCCGCCGCAAGCGGTGGCCGCCATCCTCGACCGGATCGCCGCGGCGGACGGCGCGTGGTTCGGCATCGACCTGACCGGCGTCCGGCTCGAGGCCACCGACGCGGCCTGGAACCGGGGGAGCGGCAGGCTCGTCCGTGCGGACAGCGGGTCGCTGGTGGCGTTGCTGAGCGGCCGTACGCTTCCCGGCGGACAGAGCCTGCCCCGCAGCTGA
- a CDS encoding EVE domain-containing protein yields the protein MNHWLGVVCRDHVRHGTERGIAQLGHGKRDGLARLAAGDWLVYYSPRTSLRDGEPLQAFTALGVVADDEIWQAHEGDFHPWRRRVGYLPDVTETPIRSLGLELTARPGWGAQLRRGLVPLTVEDFGRIHAAMTGQRVGR from the coding sequence ATGAACCACTGGCTCGGCGTGGTGTGCCGCGATCACGTCCGGCATGGCACCGAGCGGGGCATCGCCCAGCTCGGCCACGGTAAGCGCGACGGGCTCGCCCGGCTCGCGGCCGGCGACTGGCTCGTCTACTACTCGCCGCGGACCAGCCTGCGCGACGGTGAACCGCTGCAGGCGTTCACCGCGCTGGGCGTGGTCGCCGACGACGAGATCTGGCAGGCGCACGAGGGCGACTTCCACCCGTGGCGGCGCCGGGTCGGCTACCTCCCGGACGTCACCGAGACGCCGATCCGGTCGCTGGGCCTGGAACTCACCGCCCGGCCCGGCTGGGGCGCCCAGCTGCGCCGCGGCCTGGTCCCTCTCACCGTCGAGGACTTCGGCCGGATTCATGCGGCGATGACGGGACAGCGGGTGGGGCGGTGA
- a CDS encoding ArsR/SmtB family transcription factor — MTTTVDEQRLDAVFTALSDRTRRDIVARLSAGEATVTELADRYAMTLQAVSQHIRVLERSGLVTRGRHRQTRPCRLEPAALQAAGSWIEESRRTWSERMDRLETHLARLQGGEQ, encoded by the coding sequence ATGACCACCACCGTCGACGAGCAGCGGCTCGATGCCGTGTTCACCGCGCTCAGCGACCGCACCAGGCGGGACATCGTCGCCCGGCTCAGCGCCGGCGAGGCGACCGTCACCGAGCTGGCCGACCGGTACGCGATGACCCTGCAGGCCGTGTCGCAGCACATCCGGGTGCTGGAACGCTCCGGCCTGGTCACCCGGGGCCGGCACCGGCAGACCCGGCCGTGCCGGCTCGAACCGGCCGCGCTGCAGGCCGCGGGCTCCTGGATCGAGGAGAGCCGGCGCACGTGGTCGGAGCGGATGGACCGGCTGGAGACGCATCTGGCCCGGCTCCAGGGTGGCGAGCAGTGA